A genomic region of Bacillus sp. SM2101 contains the following coding sequences:
- a CDS encoding peptide ABC transporter substrate-binding protein: MVFAACGNSETTSETEEVAESNETTEESEEQTEEETEANETGLAENQVLRVNNNSEPSTLNPGLAEDTTSSAVLLQSFEGLTRVGKEGKPEMAMAEDYEMSDDGLTYTFKLRDGLKWSNGDALTAHDFEYAWKWVLQNPEANYAYILDYVKNAEAARNGEVDLSEVGVKALDDLTLEVQLENPTAYFLELTAFYTYFPVNSKVSEANADWALDAGPDYTSNGPFKLASWEHNDIIVLEKNENYWDADSVTLETIEIIMINDQNTELTMFDNDELDWAGDPTGSLPSEALPSLKEAGILNVKPIAGVYWYKFNTEEAPFNNKKIRKAFAYSIDRKAIVENITQGGEVPAFGIIPPSIFPEAAEGGYFKDADYETAKQLLEEGLAEEGYASVEDLPAIELSYNTNETHAKVAQAIQDMWKKNLGVEVELFNQEFAVHLDAMDAGNYQIARLGWLGDFNDAMNFLEIYKEVGGNNDTRWENDEYKKLLDDSNKETDPAKRKELLSKADELIMEEMPIAPIYYYTNAYVKKDNLKGVVVSGLGDVQYKWAYFEAK; the protein is encoded by the coding sequence ATGGTCTTTGCTGCATGCGGAAATAGTGAAACAACCTCTGAGACAGAAGAGGTAGCAGAAAGTAACGAAACGACTGAAGAATCAGAAGAACAAACAGAAGAAGAAACAGAAGCGAATGAAACAGGACTTGCAGAAAATCAAGTTTTACGTGTGAATAATAATTCAGAGCCGAGTACTTTAAATCCTGGCTTAGCAGAAGATACAACTTCTTCGGCAGTTTTATTACAATCATTTGAAGGTTTAACGCGTGTCGGTAAAGAAGGTAAGCCTGAGATGGCAATGGCCGAGGATTATGAAATGTCTGATGATGGTCTTACTTATACGTTTAAACTTCGTGATGGCCTAAAATGGTCTAATGGTGACGCTTTAACAGCACATGATTTTGAATATGCTTGGAAATGGGTGCTACAAAACCCTGAAGCAAACTATGCTTATATTCTTGATTATGTAAAGAATGCTGAAGCAGCTAGAAATGGTGAAGTTGACCTTTCTGAAGTTGGTGTTAAAGCACTTGATGATCTGACTCTTGAAGTTCAGCTAGAAAATCCAACTGCTTACTTCTTAGAGCTTACTGCATTTTATACTTATTTCCCAGTGAATAGTAAAGTTTCAGAAGCAAATGCTGACTGGGCATTAGATGCTGGACCTGATTACACTTCAAATGGTCCTTTCAAACTAGCATCATGGGAGCATAACGATATAATTGTACTGGAAAAGAATGAAAATTATTGGGATGCAGATTCAGTAACATTAGAAACAATTGAGATCATTATGATTAATGATCAAAACACTGAATTAACGATGTTTGACAATGATGAGTTAGATTGGGCGGGTGACCCAACTGGTAGTTTACCTTCTGAGGCATTACCAAGCCTTAAAGAAGCAGGTATTTTAAATGTTAAGCCTATTGCTGGTGTATATTGGTATAAATTTAATACTGAAGAAGCACCATTTAACAATAAGAAGATTCGTAAAGCGTTTGCGTATTCAATTGACCGTAAAGCAATTGTTGAAAATATAACACAAGGTGGAGAAGTTCCAGCCTTTGGTATCATTCCACCATCTATCTTCCCAGAAGCAGCTGAAGGGGGATATTTTAAAGATGCGGATTATGAAACTGCTAAACAATTGTTGGAAGAAGGTTTAGCGGAAGAAGGTTATGCAAGTGTAGAAGACCTTCCTGCTATCGAGCTTTCGTACAATACGAATGAAACACATGCTAAAGTTGCACAAGCAATCCAAGATATGTGGAAGAAAAATCTAGGTGTAGAAGTGGAATTATTTAATCAGGAGTTTGCCGTTCATCTTGATGCAATGGATGCGGGTAATTACCAAATTGCTCGTTTAGGATGGCTAGGAGACTTTAACGACGCAATGAACTTCTTAGAAATATATAAAGAGGTCGGCGGAAACAATGATACTCGATGGGAAAATGATGAGTATAAAAAGTTATTGGATGATTCTAACAAAGAGACAGATCCTGCAAAACGAAAAGAGCTTTTAAGCAAAGCTGATGAACTTATCATGGAAGAAATGCCAATTGCTCCAATCTATTATTATACAAATGCGTATGTGAAGAAAGACAACTTAAAAGGCGTTGTAGTTTCTGGATTAGGAGACGTACAATATAAATGGGCATATTTCGAAGCGAAATAA